Proteins from one Acropora muricata isolate sample 2 chromosome 9, ASM3666990v1, whole genome shotgun sequence genomic window:
- the LOC136929414 gene encoding solute carrier family 15 member 4-like isoform X1, translated as MESRSDQSPLLFNDEYIHESQRENSNCQHNSVPEVKLSRNRFLVVICILVVELCERLTFYGVLANLIFYCKDVLNLASPLPSTISLVFQGTCLFTPVIGGCIADVIMGRYNAIFGSALLYIVGTISLTLATYQYPTHYAMSVSSKEGFLAVSLILIAIGTGGIKANVSPMGADQVEHKGPEMVQKFFDWFYWFIQIGGILAYTVVAYIQQNFSFFYGYLITAISMTLATILLLLGRNHYIVPPPKGSYMVDTIKIIAGGVKKKLWGDKSLVQNHWLDGAKVTKGGKFPDSKVEGVKCVIRLMPIFLTFIFYWTLCGQGLTTYVLQSSYMNLKVTRKFLFPAASLSLFEGATLLLLIPLMDKVVFRFLHRRGVEFTPLRRIGVGMLFACSSVALAGIIEIERKHILKTDGAISQTVFNKTINASPMSVFWQVPQYILQGTGEVLVSVTGLEFAYSQSPPELRGAVMGLNLAMAGFGFFLASALASIVEKASDRQWYPKDLNKGRLEYYMFLLAGLMLLNAAVFLLLAVRYRYADHENRAQEGSRVQIAVEKDASYSDQVED; from the exons ATGGAGAGTCGAAGTGATCAGTCACCATTGTTATTCAACGATGAGTACATCCATGAAAGCCAGCGTGAAAATTCTAATTGTCAGCATAACTCAGTTCCTGAGGTCAAGCTATCAAGAAATAGGTTTCTTGTGGTTATTTGCATTCTGGTTGTCGAACTTTGTGAGCGTTTGACGTTCTATGGTGTACTAGCCAATCTGATTTTTTATTGCAAAGATGTTCTCAATCTTGCTTCTCCCCTGCCTAGTACCATCTCACTGGTTTTTCAAG GGACGTGCCTTTTCACTCCTGTAATCGGTGGATGTATTGCAGACGTCATAATGGGGAGATACAACGCTATATTTGGATCCGCTTTACTTTACATAGTTGGAACTATTTCCCTGACACTTGCTACTTATCAATACCCAACACACTACGCTATGAGCGTTTCAAGTAAAGAAGGATTCCTTGCGGTCTCACTCATTCTAATTGCGATAGGAACAGGAGGTATCAAGGCAAACGTATCGCCAATGGGGGCGGATCAAGTGGAACATAAAGGGCCGGAAATGGTGCAGAAATTTTTTGATTGGTTTTACTGGTTTATTCAGATAGGAGGAATCCTTGCTTATACGGTCGTGGCctacattcaacaaaacttttcctttttctaCGGTTATCTAATAACCGCAATCTCGATGACTTTAGCAACTATTTTACTGCTTCTTGGGAGGAATCACTACATCGTTCCTCCCCCAAAGGGAAGTTATATGGTAGACACCATTAAAATCATTGCTGGTGGTGTGAAGAAAAAACTGTGGGGTGACAAATCTCTGGTTCAAAATCACTGGCTGGATGGTGCTAAGGTCACAAAAGGAGGAAAATTCCCCGATAGTAAAGTGGAAGGAGTGAAGTGTGTCATTCGATTGATGCCAATATTTCTGACATTTATATTTTACTGGACATTGTGTGGACAG GGTCTGACTACCTATGTGTTGCAGAGTTCTTACATGAATTTAAAGGTCACtagaaaatttttgtttcccgcGGCTTCTCTCAGCCTTTTTGAAGGCGCAACTTTGCTCCTCCTCATTCCCCTAATGGACAAAGTTGTTTTCCGATTTCTTCACCGTCGTGGCGTGGAGTTTACCCCACTGCGCAGAATCGGTGTTGGAATGCTCTTTGCGTGTAGCTCCGTTGCTCTGGCAGGAATTATTGAAATTGAAAGGAAACACATCCTCAAGACCGATGGCGCGATCAGTCAGAccgtttttaataaaacgatcAATGCTTCTCCCATGAGTGTGTTTTGGCAAGTACCGCAGTATATTCTACAGGGAACAGGTGAAGTCTTGGTGTCGGTTACAG GTCTTGAATTCGCTTATTCCCAGTCTCCTCCCGAGTTGCGCGGAGCGGTCATGGGTTTAAACTTGGCAATggctggttttggtttttttctcGCGTCAGCATTGGCATCAATTGTAGAGAAAGCATCAGATCGTCAATGGTATCCGAAAGACCTCAACAAAGGCAGGTTGGAATATTACATGTTCCTACTTGCGGGCTTAATGCTGTTGAATGCGGCAGTGTTTCTACTACTAGCAGTGAGGTATCGCTACGCGGACCACGAGAATCGAGCTCAGGAAGGAAGTAGGGTACAGATTGCGGTGGAAAAAGATGCTTCATATTCTGATCAGGTGGAAGACTGA
- the LOC136929414 gene encoding solute carrier family 15 member 4-like isoform X2, whose amino-acid sequence MGRYNAIFGSALLYIVGTISLTLATYQYPTHYAMSVSSKEGFLAVSLILIAIGTGGIKANVSPMGADQVEHKGPEMVQKFFDWFYWFIQIGGILAYTVVAYIQQNFSFFYGYLITAISMTLATILLLLGRNHYIVPPPKGSYMVDTIKIIAGGVKKKLWGDKSLVQNHWLDGAKVTKGGKFPDSKVEGVKCVIRLMPIFLTFIFYWTLCGQGLTTYVLQSSYMNLKVTRKFLFPAASLSLFEGATLLLLIPLMDKVVFRFLHRRGVEFTPLRRIGVGMLFACSSVALAGIIEIERKHILKTDGAISQTVFNKTINASPMSVFWQVPQYILQGTGEVLVSVTGLEFAYSQSPPELRGAVMGLNLAMAGFGFFLASALASIVEKASDRQWYPKDLNKGRLEYYMFLLAGLMLLNAAVFLLLAVRYRYADHENRAQEGSRVQIAVEKDASYSDQVED is encoded by the exons ATGGGGAGATACAACGCTATATTTGGATCCGCTTTACTTTACATAGTTGGAACTATTTCCCTGACACTTGCTACTTATCAATACCCAACACACTACGCTATGAGCGTTTCAAGTAAAGAAGGATTCCTTGCGGTCTCACTCATTCTAATTGCGATAGGAACAGGAGGTATCAAGGCAAACGTATCGCCAATGGGGGCGGATCAAGTGGAACATAAAGGGCCGGAAATGGTGCAGAAATTTTTTGATTGGTTTTACTGGTTTATTCAGATAGGAGGAATCCTTGCTTATACGGTCGTGGCctacattcaacaaaacttttcctttttctaCGGTTATCTAATAACCGCAATCTCGATGACTTTAGCAACTATTTTACTGCTTCTTGGGAGGAATCACTACATCGTTCCTCCCCCAAAGGGAAGTTATATGGTAGACACCATTAAAATCATTGCTGGTGGTGTGAAGAAAAAACTGTGGGGTGACAAATCTCTGGTTCAAAATCACTGGCTGGATGGTGCTAAGGTCACAAAAGGAGGAAAATTCCCCGATAGTAAAGTGGAAGGAGTGAAGTGTGTCATTCGATTGATGCCAATATTTCTGACATTTATATTTTACTGGACATTGTGTGGACAG GGTCTGACTACCTATGTGTTGCAGAGTTCTTACATGAATTTAAAGGTCACtagaaaatttttgtttcccgcGGCTTCTCTCAGCCTTTTTGAAGGCGCAACTTTGCTCCTCCTCATTCCCCTAATGGACAAAGTTGTTTTCCGATTTCTTCACCGTCGTGGCGTGGAGTTTACCCCACTGCGCAGAATCGGTGTTGGAATGCTCTTTGCGTGTAGCTCCGTTGCTCTGGCAGGAATTATTGAAATTGAAAGGAAACACATCCTCAAGACCGATGGCGCGATCAGTCAGAccgtttttaataaaacgatcAATGCTTCTCCCATGAGTGTGTTTTGGCAAGTACCGCAGTATATTCTACAGGGAACAGGTGAAGTCTTGGTGTCGGTTACAG GTCTTGAATTCGCTTATTCCCAGTCTCCTCCCGAGTTGCGCGGAGCGGTCATGGGTTTAAACTTGGCAATggctggttttggtttttttctcGCGTCAGCATTGGCATCAATTGTAGAGAAAGCATCAGATCGTCAATGGTATCCGAAAGACCTCAACAAAGGCAGGTTGGAATATTACATGTTCCTACTTGCGGGCTTAATGCTGTTGAATGCGGCAGTGTTTCTACTACTAGCAGTGAGGTATCGCTACGCGGACCACGAGAATCGAGCTCAGGAAGGAAGTAGGGTACAGATTGCGGTGGAAAAAGATGCTTCATATTCTGATCAGGTGGAAGACTGA
- the LOC136929456 gene encoding uncharacterized protein has protein sequence MTKCKKSKPMEWSKEHDVLFLREMLARNVFATKKGSPAGALAWEAVVDSLNEIHSPKFQLKDKKAVRERWNLLRKKFSKKMSEEEKASGISVEELTEKESLIEELVGREDTIHAKAESASKQHLKDNETAEDIRKKAMESLKETKKRNSDEGGASPKRRKSRPAEPLVDFLRKKAAADREIRQQELRAKQQEQPGDLVT, from the exons ATGACCAAGTGCAAAAAATCCAA GCCGATGGAGTGGAGCAAAGAACATGATGTGCTTTTTCTGAGAGAAATGCtagcaagaaatgtttttgcaaCAAAGAAAGGAAGTCCCGCTGGTGCACTGGCTTGGGAAGCGGTAGTCGACAGTCTGAATGAAATCCACTCTCCAAAATTTCAACTGAAGGATAAGAAAGCTGTACGAGAGCGGTGGAACCTTCTCCGAAAAAAGTTCAGCAAAAAGATGAGCGAGGAAGAGAAGGCAAGTGGGATTTCTGTGGAAGAGTTAACGGAGAAGGAATCACTGATCGAGGAGTTAGTCGGGAGAGAAGATACCATACACGCAAAGGCTGAATCAGCATCGAAACAGCATCTCAAGGACAACGAGACTGCAGAAGATATCAGGAAAAAAGCGATGGAGAGCCTTAAAGAGACCAAGAAACGCAATTCAGACGAAGGTGGAGCTTCTCCAAAACGTCGTAAGTCGAGACCTGCAGAACCATTGGTCGACTTTTTGCGAAAAAAAGCTGCAGCTGACCGCGAAATTAGACAACAGGAGTTACGTGCAAAACAACAGGaacagccaggtgatctggtgacgtaa